The following are from one region of the Oncorhynchus masou masou isolate Uvic2021 chromosome 24, UVic_Omas_1.1, whole genome shotgun sequence genome:
- the btbd17a gene encoding BTB/POZ domain-containing protein 17 has translation MPAALLRPRVALAQTNLISTLLLSLCLHTGSVTGGIMKADETQNGGGDTISHSLALVQHLEALLAQGNGSDVALRVQTVGAEQVKVIQAHSLMLSLQSPVFEELLLSRNGTTLVLLETAECAAIFDKFIRYLYCGEISLCLEQATSLHKLATKYRVQGLQQGVTQYMTQNLASNSPSGHVVEWYQYALQTGDVALRDSCLQYLSWNLSSVLQSGEWTHVSNDLLMTLLQRSDLILQSEMELFAALEAWINQNEPDALTAENALRAVRYAMMPPLELFRLQTQSPVLARYQESVRDLLYQSYQFHSSSPLHMAKYFDVNCSLFMPRNYLSPAWGSPWVINNPMRDDRSTSFQTQLGPSGHDANKRVTWNSLFSPRWLPLSMRPMYSEQGSTQPTRVDGGRLRIIITPATSSAEFAGVSFQKTVVVMTRKQGKMVVRHVYNFHQSTEETGDFLVEADLHRKTSEYLVDGSLHLHIVVKPLYQTLIATKK, from the exons ATGCCTGCTGCCCTTCTCAGACCCAGAGTGGCCCTGGCCCAGACCAACCTGATCAGCACGCtgctgttgtctctctgtctccacaccgGCTCCGTCACTGGAG GCATAATGAAGGCTGATGAGACCCAGAATGGTGGCGGGGACACCATCAGCCACTCCCTGGCCCTGGTGCAGCATCTGGAGGCCCTGCTGGCTCAAGGGAATGGCAGTGATGTGGCCCTCAGGGTGCAG aCAGTGGGAGCAGAGCAGGTAAAGGTGATCCAGGCCCACTCCCTGATGCTGTCCCTGCAGAGCCCTGTGTTCGAGGAACTGCTGCTCAGCCGTAACGGCACCACCCTGGTCCTCCTGGAGACCGCTGAGTGTGCTGCCATCTTCGACAAGTTCAtcag gTACCTGTATTGTGGAGAGATCTCCCTGTGTCTGGAGCAGGCCACCTCTTTACACAAGCTGGCCACTAAGTACCGCGTCCAGGGCCTTCAGCAGGGGGTCACCCAGTACATGACCCAGAATCTGGCCAGCAACTCCCCTTCTGGACATGTGGTGGAATG GTACCAGTACGCCCTGCAGACTGGAGACGTGGCCCTGAGGGACAGCTGTCTGCAGTACCTGTCCTGGAACCTGTCCTCTGTGCTGCAGAGTGGGGAGTGGACGCATGTCAGCAACGACCTGCTCATGACCCTGCTGCAGCGCTCAGACCTCATCCTGCAG AGTGAAATGGAGCTCTTCGCGGCACTGGAGGCCTGGATCAACCAGAACGAACCGGATGCTCTAACGGCCGAGAACGCTCTGAGAGCCGTCCGTTATGCCATGATGCCCCCTCTGGAGCTCTTTCGCCTGCAGACCCAGTCTCCTGTTCTGGCCCGCTACCAGGAGTCGGTCCGGGACCTCCTCTACCAGTCCTACCAgttccactcctcctcccccctccacatGGCCAAGTACTTTGATGTGAACTGCAGTCTCTTCATGCCCAGGAACTACCTCTCCCCTGCCTGGGGGAGTCCTTGGGTCATTAACAACCCCATGAGGGACGACCGCAGCACCAGCTTCCAGACGCAGCTGGGCCCCAGCGGCCATGATGCCAACAAGAGGGTGACCTGGAACTCCCTGTTCTCGCCCCGTTGGTTGCCCCTCAGCATGAGGCCAATGTACTCCGAACAGGGTTCCACACAGCCGACACGTGTTGACGGAGGCCGCCTGCGCATCATTATTACTCCCGCTACGTCGAGTGCAGAGTTTGCCGGGGTGAGCTTCCAGAAGACGGTGGTGGTGATGACGAGGAAGCAGGGAAAGATGGTGGTGAGACATGTTTATAATTTCCACCAGAGCACCGAGGAGACTGGTGACTTCCTGGTGGAAGCCGATCTGCACCGTAAGACATCTGAGTACCTGGTCGATGGTTCCCTCCATCTACACATCGTGGTGAAGCCGCTCTACCAGACCCTCATAGCTACAAAGAAATGA